atttctactgttcgagatcggacacttgtagaacatgaactgctggcaagaggccgagaccatgaagaatggagagagaaacatctccggagagaactggaaaaaatccgaactgatcaattgttccacagcagtttttcccagagaaaatccaaatctgggagttcagcagcagtgagcggagtcgcggggattggaaaaacaacaatggtacaaaagattgtttatgactgggcgactgggaaaatatacccacactttcaatttgttttcagttttaaattccgggatttgaacgctattaactgtcgaataaacctgaggaatctgatactggatctgtatccttactttgggaatattctgggagagctctggaagaacccagagggattactgtttatattcgatggtttagatgaattcaaggagaGAATCGATTTTGATAACAATCGGATAAATACAGAGGCTGATTACatctgcacagatcctgaagactggtgtgaagtgtctgacattgtgtacagtttaatacagcacaagctgctcccaggatgttcagtgctcgtgaccagccgccccactgcattacatttattggaaaaggctgagatcagtgtctgggctgaaatcctgggatttgttggtgaagaacggaaggaatatttcaacaagttttttgaagatcaggcggtggcagcagctgttttcaaacatgtgaaggagaacgagatcctgtacaccatgtgttacaacccttcctactgctggatcctcggtctgtcactgggtcccttcttcacacaaagagacagaaaacagcagcgagttcccaggaccatcacccaactatattcctactatatttacaacattctgaaaaaccatggccgagagattgaatccccccgtgatgtgttactgaagatcggtgagatggccttcacaggagtctccgagaagaagattgtgtttagaaatggagatttgatcaagtacaatctgcaaccttcccagttcctgtctgggttcatggtggaacttttggagagagatgattctgcccagagtgtggtttacacattcccgcacctcaccatccaagagtttgtagccgcactcgcacaattcctgactccagatcctggggacatccggaaactcctcagtgaagcctaCAGCAAGGACGATGggagatttgagatatttctccgtttttttgttggtctctcctcctcacagtcagctcggcccctggaggagtttctgggtccatttcttcatcaaacaatctgtggagtgattgactgggtgaaggcgAAGGTTGAAGGACAGATTGGAAACATAACGAATAAATTTGGAGACACAGAGAATGAAACCGGTGaaagggacctcctgaacacattccactacctgtttgagtctcaaaatcaaacactggctcgggtcacagtgggatctgtggaaataCTTAAATTTGGACATCTAACTTCATGGAAAGCATTGCGACTGACCCTGATTGACTGTGCGgtgctgtctcatgtcattggactctgtgatacaataaaacacctcgatctggagaactgctccattcagtgtgaaggactccagcggctgggacccgcactgcacaaatgccaggtgttgaggtaactgtttatttgtctctaTCTGTTAGGCCaacagtcacggattgtattgttgctccgtaatgaagCGGAACAAATagttcagttaaaccagagagaagcagattcaacacaaatatgacaaatgataagaggatcggtTTGTAATTCCCTaaggactggagaatctaaaatggatccttgtAAACAAGTggggattttacagtctttatcggataagtaaatacaggtcactgaaagagtctgataatttaattgcaataaatgatatttattgctgtttgtctcactgcctgagatacgtccattgaagagactccttctcactgttacttacacgtagaccgacactaactgcagcagtctgtgtgttGGAGCATCCCACCCTCTGACCGAGGGGTGGGGGACAAGTGACAGTCACTggactgtcaacgtgtgtaggagagggaagcagaaacaccgcacattcagtaacaaagagcaaaacacagctttcgggcagacaaccgccagtgggcgagctgagctttccccgcaggacgtcggtccgttatcttaactcatcaatgacacagcccttcacactctccaatacatccaccatctcttcacccagctggcagcactcgtgcatctgagtcagaaggtcgtggattcaggccccttGCTCgttaatccaggccaacacttcagtgggatttgggaacgAAAATCTGCCAGTAAAAAGGTTCCAATCTAATCGGTTGTGAGGTATTAGTccaggagtacagacacacacggccaacggtggggcctcacacacagcgagaggctcctgggttaaccaggggacagtgaacccgggaatttcccataatctgcccccctgtgtgtgaggcccgactcggggagggaacttcagaaaattccccaAAAACTGTCGGGCCTGTTAAACCTGAAATAAATGTCGAGACGGTTTAATGGGAATAAAGTGAGAGATTCCCCTCCTTATAAACTAGGAGTACAgggacatttaaaacttgtaacgggacagaattaactgtcCTTATCACATAAAATCCTGTGGGACGGATTTTACAGCAGCCGTTAGTgccgtttcacaatataactcaccctgagatattatacagattaatataAGACTGCATAACTTGTAGGTAATCAacgctttatcatttaattcggCGTAAATCACcccattcccataaaatctgggatttCAGAAGCAAcagaaatgagacaagtttccccaaacatgacgggaccggtcactgacctccaggagggtaattctgatcatcagggaatgagaccggactgagggacatttaaaggcttcacacagacagcactttatttaataaatacatttactgacagtccctgaatatGAGGCGTTGGGcagagtgagattcattgtcagtgacagggaaatctggttattaatttcctgaagttTTTTCCTGTGGCGTCAGAGAAATTTTGTCAGATCGGGGATTgaattcagtttgtttctcactctttgtctgcttgtgtttagactggggggaaataaactgggagattcaggagtgaaactactgtctgcggctctgaggaacccggactgtaaaatacagaaactggagtaagtatcagactgtgtgagattgtgtttttaataactggatgtctaacactgaATATTAtcagtataagtaataataatataaaaaaatactgagaatttactctgattcctgttatctctgcttgtctctgtctctatctctctgatctccaggttatggggtaacgatctcacagattcttgtatcaaggatctctcctccgctctcaggacaaaccggtcactgatggGTCTGAACCTGAAttttaataaactgggagattcaggagtgaaatgacTGTCtgtggctctgaggaacccggactgtaaaatacaggaactggggtaagtatcagactgtgtgggattgtgtttataataactggatgtctaacactgtacaatAATGTCAGTATAAGAAACAATAATTcaaataaacactggggatttaccctgattcctgttatttctctccctctcatccccagtctggatggtgtcgatctcacagattcttgtaccaaggatctctcctccgctctcagtacaaactcGTCACTGACGGTTCTCTCCCTgagatcaaactccttcacagaccaatctgtccccgctctccgctccctcatactgaaccgcaggagtctggagcggatcaggtgagtgtttgtgttcatgtttaatgtaataaataaaatatcactgggattcagtcccttttatgggtaatatttgtctgtaattattattgaaatattaaccgcagtctccctgttatttacactgttgttcaatctgtttatttcctcttTAATCTTTAATCTTTAATGTGTTTCAGGCTGGAGTGGAATCAGTTCAGtccaaacggaaagagacacctggagtcactgcgggaatccagacccggactgagagtgggagtgtgaacatttcaattgataaccattccttgtctcattatatgaacatttcaatttataaccattcctggtctcattatatgaacatttcaatttataaccattcctggtctcattatatgaacatttcaatttataaccattcctggtctcattatatgaacatttcaatttataaccattccttgtctcattatatgaacatttcaatttataaccattcctggtctcattatatgaacatttcaattcataaccattcctggtctcattatatgaacatttttggccgattctctgtccctcccctttaaccggccgcgctccaggtttaaatccaaacggccctttaacggtttccagctcgagctgagcgagcgtcgtctcccattgtgacgtcagaggcccagcgacagggtcacgagactcagtcacccggtcccccagcgctgattctgccggatatccgggactggatggtccccaatggggcactgggtcaatgtacagagaggaagggcccagggtggggctcagtctgggctgcagtgggacattgggtcaatgtacagacaggaagggcccagggtggggctcagtctgggctgcagtgggacactgggtcaatgtgcagacaggaagggcccagggtggggctcagtctgggctgcagtgggacactgggtcaatgtacagacaggaagggcccagggtggggctcaatctgggctgcagtgggacattgggtcaatgtacagacaggaagggcccagggtggggctcagtctgggctgtagtgggacactgggtcaatgtacagacaggaagggcccagggtggtgctcagtctgggctgcagtgggacactgggtcaatgtgcagacaggaagggcccagggtggggctcagtctgggctgcagtgggacactgggtcaatgtacagacaggaagggcccagggtggggctcagtctgggctgcagtgggacactggtcaatgtacagacaggaagggcccagggtggggctcagtctgggctgcagtgggacactgggtcaatgtacagacaggaagggcccaggatggggctcagtctgggctgcagtgggacactggtcaatgtaaagacaggaagggcccagggtggggctcagtctgggctgcagtgggacactggctcaatgtacagacaggaagggccaagtgtggggctcagtctggtccCCAgcggggcactgggtcaatatacagaatggaaggcccagggtggggctcagtctcggCTGCAGCGGGACActtgatcaatgtacagacaggaagggcccacggTGGTGctcagtcttggctgcagtgggacactgggtcaatgtacagacaggaattgcCCCGGGTCGGGCtccgtctgggctgcagtgggacactgtatcaatgtggagacaggaagtgcccagggtggggctcagtctgggctgcagtgggacactgggtcaatgtacagacaggaagggcccagagtggggctcagactgggctgcagtgggacactgggtcaatgtacagacaggaagggcccagggtggggctcagactgggctgcagtgggataccGGGTCAACATTGGTTCAATGTTGATCGGAACACCAGGGACTCCCCATCTCTTGTGTTATTGTTCCAGGATCTGTTCCGTCcactgaaacagacagagtgagctcTGGTTTCGCATCTCATCGGTGAAAGCAAcaatcaatggaaaataaaatcagtcagACTGGAAAAAgagctgccaatttgctatcgcccgttttgctctaATGCCCGAGGTGAATTTATTCACTGATCTGTTGCCTAATCTGGCGATCGAATGGGGTTAAATTGTCAGATATCTGAATAGTGAATCcgaaattaatctcaccaatccGTCGTCGTGTCAGACACTGATCTAAACTATAATGTGATAATCGGTGATCCAGCTCATGCTGAATTACAGTGACACTCTCAACTGCTTTTACAATCGGTTTTTCATTGTGTTAATTATCTGCATATTAATTAATTATTATTATCATTGTTCGGTGACCCTGTCCACAACTGTTTATATGTAATTCTTATTGGGATACTCAATGGTTAAATAATGATAATTATGAATTCCAAGTTAATAAATCACTGCTGTGCTTGATTTGCTGTCTGACTCCTTCTTCTTTGAAGATTTGGTAAGAAAGTGTTAATCCATTCATTCAGTATCTTGTGGGGATCCTAATTAATggtcggtgaggtgaactcattcaATCTGAGCTGGGAGATCGAAGACAGTTCAGGGAGCAACATGAGGCATCATTCACTTCTAGACAtgggtcacaatcgaacaggaacatgttaaacccaagccccaaaaccagggcccagagaggaaattaaaccccagggcaataaacagaccgaactcacgggggccctgtttgggtgcagcctgtggaggAGGCCTCGGTCGGTCCCTTCTGGGGGAGTCCTCATTCGGTCTTCTGTGGGGGAAACCATGGTCGGGCCCCTCTTGAGGAGACATCGGTCGGTGCCCTCTGCGGGAGGCCTCGATCAATCCCCTCTGGGGGAGGTCTCGGGAGGAGCCCTCGGTTGGCCCCCTCTGTGGGAGGACTCTGTCAGTCCCCTGTAGGGGAGGCAATAGGCACCCCAGATGGATCCTAGAgttgcagtctttatatttagaccgccaccacaacaactactagTGCAACAACAAATACTTATACACATAATATATATTATTTATGTGTATTTACACACGACCAGCACGGTGGCAGCTTGGACAAAACAACGGAaaatacggcggccatcttggacaaaatggcggcaagtagggTGGCCATTTTCGAAAAAATGGCGGAAAATACCACGCAGAATGTccccagtgaccccacagtgaccccacagtgcacccagtcaccccggaATGATCCCAGCATGGCaggctttatatttagaccaccacaacaacaactactacaataacaacaacttgtatttataatatataacaTATATATACTATGAATAAATTtatttacacacggccagcatggtggcattttggacaaaatggcggcaagtccggcggccatcttggacaaaatggcggaaaCTACCACGCAGATTGTTGACAGTGATAtgacagtgaccccagaatgtccgagTGAACACACAGTGACTCCAGAGTGCAACTCgtcacatcagagtgatcccagagtgcatccactcacccagacctgaccccagagtgctcgcagtatcccagagtgaatccagtcacatcagagtgatcccagagtgcacccactcacccagacctgaccccagagtgctcgcagtatcccagagtgaatccagtcacatcagagtgatcccagagtgcatccactcacccagacctgaccccagagtgctcgcagtatcccagagtgaatccagtcacatcagagtgatcccagagtgcaccaactcacccagacctgatcccagagtgctcgcagtatcccagagtgagtccagtcacatcagagtgatcccagagtgcatccactcacccagacctgaccccagagtgctcgcagtatcccagagtgaatccagtcacatcagagtgatcccagagtgcacccactcacccagacctgatcccagagtgctcgcagtatcccagagtgaatccagtcaccacagagtgatcccagagtgcacccactcacccagacctgatcccagagtgctcgcagtatcccagagtgaatccagtcacatcagagtgatccTAGAATTCACCCAGTCACGCGAGATTGATCCCAGAGCGCActcagtcacctcagagtgatcccagcgtgccagtctttatatttagaccacgacCACAACTACACAAGTTGTATTTATAAGGTatgtatcatatatatatatttgacatatatatgtgtatttacacacggccagcagGCTGCAAATACGatgaccatcttggacaaaatggcggcaagtaatgCGAgcgtcttggacaaaatggcggccagtaCCGCTCAGAgcgtccccagtgatcccacagtgaccctacAGTGAATCCAGAGTACacccattgatcccagagtgcaacgagtgacaccagagtgatcccagagtacacccattgatcccagagtgcaacgagtgacaccagagtgatcccagagtacacccattgatcccagagtgcaacgagtgacaccagagtgatcccagagtacacccattgatcccagagtgcaacgagtgacaccagagtgatgccagagtacacccattgatcccagagtgcaacgagtgacaccagagtgatcccagagtacacccattgatcccagagtgcaacgagtgacaccagagtgatcccagagtacacccattgatcccagagtgcaacgagtgacaccagagtgatcccagagtgcacccattgatcccagagtgcaacgagtgacaccagagtgatcccagagtacacccattgatcccagagtgcaacgagtgacaccagagtgatcccagagtacacccattgatcccagagtgcaacgagtgacaccagagtgatcccagagtgcacccattgatcccagagtgcaacgagtgacaccagagtgatcccagagtacacccattgatcccagagtgcaacgagtgacaccagagtgatcccagagtacacccattgatcccagagtgcaacgagtgacaccagagtgatcccagagtgcacccattgATCCCAGATTGCAACGAGTgacaccagagtgatcccagagtacacccatTGATCCCAGATTGCAACGAGTgacaccagagtgatcccagagtgcacccattgatcccagagtgcaacgagtcacaccagagtgatcccagagtacacccattgatcccagagtgcaacgagtgacaccagagtgatcccagagttcacccattgatcccagagtgcaacgagtcacaccagagtgatcccagagtgcacccattgatcccagagtgcaacgagtgacaccagagtgatcccagagtacacccatTGATCCCAGATTGCAACGAGTgacaccagagtgatcccagagtgcacccagggataacagaatgcacccagtcacctcggAATGATCCCAGAGTAGCAGTCTTTAtgtttagaccaccaccacaacaactagtACTATAAAacaaaaacctgcatttataacatatatctatatatatatatatatgtgtgtgtgtatttacacaCGGACCGCGTGACGGCAAGTACGGTAagtatcttggacaaaatggcgccaAGCAccgtggccatcttgg
This portion of the Heptranchias perlo isolate sHepPer1 unplaced genomic scaffold, sHepPer1.hap1 HAP1_SCAFFOLD_52, whole genome shotgun sequence genome encodes:
- the LOC137314571 gene encoding NACHT, LRR and PYD domains-containing protein 3-like, with translation MNIGRGLSEIPSHLKDVQQKHKETLRVQTETLRVNTILIKEKVKIFQLVTLYTELTVISTVRDRTLVEHELLARGRDHEEWREKHLRRELEKIRTDQLFHSSFSQRKSKSGSSAAVSGVAGIGKTTMVQKIVYDWATGKIYPHFQFVFSFKFRDLNAINCRINLRNLILDLYPYFGNILGELWKNPEGLLFIFDGLDEFKERIDFDNNRINTEADYICTDPEDWCEVSDIVYSLIQHKLLPGCSVLVTSRPTALHLLEKAEISVWAEILGFVGEERKEYFNKFFEDQAVAAAVFKHVKENEILYTMCYNPSYCWILGLSLGPFFTQRDRKQQRVPRTITQLYSYYIYNILKNHGREIESPRDVLLKIGEMAFTGVSEKKIVFRNGDLIKYNLQPSQFLSGFMVELLERDDSAQSVVYTFPHLTIQEFVAALAQFLTPDPGDIRKLLSEAYSKDDGRFEIFLRFFVGLSSSQSARPLEEFLGPFLHQTICGVIDWVKAKVEGQIGNITNKFGDTENETGERDLLNTFHYLFESQNQTLARVTVGSVEILKFGHLTSWKALRLTLIDCAVLSHVIGLCDTIKHLDLENCSIQCEGLQRLGPALHKCQVLRLGGNKLGDSGVKLLSAALRNPDCKIQKLELWGNDLTDSCIKDLSSALRTNRSLMGLNLNFNKLGDSGVK